A DNA window from Anastrepha ludens isolate Willacy chromosome 6, idAnaLude1.1, whole genome shotgun sequence contains the following coding sequences:
- the LOC128868903 gene encoding uncharacterized protein LOC128868903: MRESAHDISLDTWKQWILEAISKIRSQKQRPSVQRICQAIGSHHKFHEDIVAEKLEEAVESGAVIKVYNKGLHSYKAPMAKRRIKVEKNSNLCKIVAKAVHDLGECEGSTIKTIENYIQKFNNIDLAPDVDFRAIIKSSIRKAVDAGFLVQEGKLYKKGRSLTTPRKSSSTLEVSVTTGDDKCSYCSGDAQKNRNGIPEPLSSCKKCGMSLHTTCANIAAKCKSQSYVLLYMLVTKGSIWYCKNCTECSVCTYTDRGPCLLECSACKKMYHLTCLDTIPDKKPKHPYRCNNCILQNFDVIKKEVTKRGLETAKSRNQTASELSKTSRGVRQVMPSTSEYAGLRNKEWIGGKLKDKRNLGGAAGISCKRQIIDEIDDSPTTSKLSKYESSKELYKDISLSQAIKSTQNLQKSIAQNSHLKMFKQRKQFAGFLKMDTSESKRAKKKTPSDLSSSSSSSDSDEDDNLEFDDDNQDDSTSSGSCSSSSSGSDSSESSSDSSEFDNEEDNYEENDDDDCDSDKSESKSNLFISQIPVKKEINVPAKNYTSQNTKSKDEHWGFAAVAKNRVDIFSQSRNLDADGFTLKKCGNLLAGFNKNLVSDELSTSSKQINYKSLQSIGNLEAEQTEKRTPKATAKKEDLSESITTTEAASVDKSHMKSVKKTAEKVQKKKIATLKSAPLDTKRTAYKSDDDEVPYLNESTVIKYQLMENTNYARGVKPFANDESSSNEKVEYEEEFPENPFENQPLPNGVEQSDITIYKKIRENAAKKVTELKSLNALATGGVTVAAQERCPSAIEIGKWHIETWYSSPFPQEYARLPKLYLCEFCLKYTKSRSVLDRHQNKCLWRQPPGTEIYRHNDISVFEVDGNINKIYCQNLCLLAKLFLDHKTLYYDVEPFLFYILTKNDKKGCHLVGYFSKEKHCAQKFNVSCILTMPQFQRQGFGRFLIEFSYLLSREEGQVGTPEKPLSDLGRLSYFSYWKSIILEYIYNHRNDGRITFKDIANKTGLTVSDIALAFELLSFIKLRKNEDDIRYQINIKVDWEKVISHYKKLQNSKRIPLETDCLRWSPLLSKTLTGDGIKSSEESSFLDNSIRSEQTAMERMRSRKSNSMISNNSIFIKKELNTHEVPQGSKNKLYNFTNENKMASATIELNFQKRKTAELKNCNTDLKNSMHEVIDESNEPPSQNEPEKSKVNESPTKAEIDTDATKVGTNSSIEVRRNPRKRHLSKDDSYTAANNPEEPEVIQKPDKKRRIQTSPVQPVVEKPKGEVMEVTNAEDDKLTSRAQRLANRKQSTPVVSTNKRKHFDRQNELKVNIKQEEVNSADKIVLESEAIEPEATKCTEIVQNEDKPIKNNEKPITTVPKLRGKKSNEKKPNDIYNESNAGVSTNKTTPSEVKGVDQDKSEQTNNADPHASITNEVLVNDVEVKDISNTFDSKQQQQQKEHEAHAPNISKTEVPPTSSGNDEKVLEAVAKKTKKTFAELMVENIDTNVAVPEVPVANTNLDDDKTKPQHENEPKDEINQSSEITATGSTHATDAKTIDDKVKVDEMTKEDVAHTIEKEIQKVEQKGEPEVKTIIDATTKSEPPTESTLVKEPLCKIECIENEASPKMVAQISPKDIIKEDNANSPCLIAENSKDEERKEVIESKCETKSLVLAQPVPPPVTPGAVPVPVPLPLPVVPVSAPTPISVPVPVTQPMATSAPAPPPPPSPTPAPAPAPTPAPAPPASAVAAPVVPPQLQIPKPVPSEATICKADHILEMKPIVNIKTTSSPPTKTSAEIVDSKVNERKLKIANEGAVERKEKMTTQSNIHENSEMNKIKIAQKIHEAAAAAAAANLELQRSQIQASTKKSVNSATTANASTINAGRSEAGSFLKSTKDKQKSIIAHTDIKIKEEDKQVQVITSKTVDAALLSLHEKNPYNTAEHQKMQNSMDLNKIAPHFPINQLPNYPNTPQYWQWDYYGYNFSPLDAASQKNQNKFAKDLATTMAYSHNFTQNLYQSAIQHHAHQHMQQQQQQQQQQQHTKDKLKGDRKMSVCKKEETAKNSTNSNSQNFSSREDAHNCGFSNTQSASYGQKCNNVQSKSHKMSSDQTQHIKSLNLLPNSSSRFYNPILSSVPIPTNALSQQALCQKARGEHNLSAAEENKVKLSGHNAATQQQSVSQDIATPLAYSSGSSNHTASNLHHYDCGMTVPMNMDSPTSIGSDIQQNTTEPIPSTTPHIQQQQQQQQQQQQQQQQQQQQQQQQQSQFSDCSMQSHSGNTPMHMAIQTSHIQQQQQQANLNLNMQSSSSQTLNSLTSAQQHTQQNRKVNQQADLVVSSSNQRASTPKAIRGTNSSGGNQQQHRQPKSTTPSNSTVNVSQQQQQQQQQQQQQSVNNNQQNLLQSQQEHLHNMQQYSQLSGQHHHQQNMHIDYITSIPPIGQNYSSNASNSYDIVSMPAVIQQRMAISNTSHALSSPHQRSIDQSSSSACAVNNFYLQNNLASNEASSSRVPVPASSAATNSNGGVIHISPDASASSSSGTGDSQLAQDNVSESSSSNAGTTPTQVGNLCSLSKLQQLTNGLDIQPCNTSPAGQVNLTPPPHHPVSHNSMTPPPHLLVTQNRSLGTPPNMLQPQINPLQYHKYYSSNMNIAPIATTQNVNRNTRNTASAPVQHIAVSSVTTSSTTSRTTNVHISPNLMAPYGAINSYRMTTPQSAATPTYATGGDYSNSQIPMQMGVMNMQSQYQDACAIQRAQQNSMYSSYPPTYLSLNGAMRR, from the exons ATGAGGGAATCTGCTCATGACATAAGTTTAGATACTTGGAAGCAATGGATTTTGGAagctatttcaaaaatacgttcGCAAAAGCAACGGCCCAGCGTTCAACGCATTTGCCAAGCTATTGGAAGTCATCACAAGTTTCACGAAGATATAGTTGCCGAAAAGTTGGAGGAAGCGGTCGAGTCAGGCGCCGTTATTAAAGTATATAACAAAGGACTACATTCCTATAAAGCTCCTATGGCAAAAAGAAGAATTAAAGTTGAGAAAAATAGTAATTTATGTAAAATTGTTGCAAAAGCCGTGCATGATTTAGGAGAATGTGAAGgatcaacaataaaaacaatagaaaattacatacaaaaattcaataatatcGACCTTGCTCCAGATGTAGACTTTCGGGCTATTATAAAAAGTTCGATTAGAAAAGCAGTAGATGCAGGTTTCCTTGTACAAGAAGGAAAATTGTACAAGAAGGGAAGATCACTTACCACTCCACGAAAATCATCATCAACACTGGAAGTATCAGTGACAACT GGTGATGATAAATGTTCTTATTGTTCCGGAGATGCGCAGAAAAATCGCAATGGAATACCGGAGCCATTGAGTTCGTGCAAAAAATGCGGAATGTCATTGCACACGACATGTGCAAACATCGCTGCTAAATGTAAATCACAATCGTATGTCTTACTATATATGTTGGTAACTAAAGGTTCCATATGGTACTGCAAAAATTGCACTGAATGCAGTGTATGCACTTACACTGACCGTGGACCTTGTTTGCTTGAATGCTCAGCGTGCAAGAAAATGTATCATCTAACTTGTTTAGATACTATACCAGATAAAAAACCTAAACATCCTTACAG ATGTAATAATTGTattctgcaaaatttcgatGTTATTAAGAAAGAAGTAACGAAAAGAGGCTTGGAGACAGCTAAAAGTCG AAATCAAACCGCAAGTGAATTATCCAAGACTTCAAGAGGTGTACGTCAAGTGATGCCGTCAACTTCCGAATACGCTGGTCTTCGAAATAAAGAATGGATTGGTGGCAAGCTAAAGGATAAGAGAAATCTAGGTGGGGCTGCAGGGATTTCATGTAAACGGCAAATTATAGACGAAATCGATGATAGCCCTACCACATCAAAACTTTCCAAATATGAAAGTTCTAAAGAGCTATACAAAGACATTTCGTTAAGCCAAGCAATTAAATCaacacaaaatttacaaaagagcattgcacaaaattcacatttgaaaatgtttaaacaaCGAAAACAGTTTGCTGGTTTTCTTAAGATGGATACTAGCGAATCCAAACGTGCGAAGAAGAAAACCCCATCTGATTTATCTTCGTCGAGTTCTTCCAGTGATAGCGATGAAGATGATAATTTGGAATTCGATGATGACAATCAAGACGATAGCACATCTTCGGGTTCCTGTTCTTCGAGCAGTTCGGGTTCGGATTCTAGCGAGAGCAGCAGCGATAGTTCCGAATTTGATAACGAAGAGGATAATTACGAAGAGAATGATGACGATGATTGTGACTCGGATAAAAGCGAGTCCAAATCGAATTTATTCATTTCACAAATTCccgtaaaaaaagaaataaatgtgcCTGCAAAAAACTATACGTCACAAAATACTAAATCAAAAGATGAACACTGGGGCTTTGCTGCTGTTGCTAAAAATCGTGTTGATATATTTTCACAGTCGCGAAATTTGGATGCAGAtggttttacattaaaaaaatgtggcaaCCTTTTAGCTggcttcaataaaaatttagtcaGCGATGAACTTAGCACGAgcagtaaacaaataaattataagtCACTACAAAGCATTGGCAATTTGGAAGCAGAACAAACAGAGAAAAGAACACCGAAAGCAACTGCAAAAAAGGAGGATTTGTCGGAGAGCATTACTACGACAGAAGCGGCAAGTGTTGATAAGTCTCACATGAAAAGCGTAAAAAAGACCGCGGAAAAAgtgcagaaaaagaaaattgccaCGCTAAAATCCGCACCCTTAGACACGAAACGTACCGCCTATAAAAGTGATGACGATGAGGTGccatatttgaatgaaagcaCTGTAATCAAATATCAATTAATGGAGAATACAAACTACGCTAGAGGTGTGAAACCCTTTGCGAATGATGAGAGTTCCTCAAATGAAAAAGTGGAATATGAAGAGGAGTTTCCAGAAAACCCGTTTG AAAATCAACCTCTCCCAAACGGCGTAGAACAAAGTGATATAacaatatataagaaaattcgTGAGAATGCAGCAAAGAAAGTGACggaattaaaaagtttgaatgcCCTAGCTACCGGTGGTGTTACTGTCGCGGCGCAAGAGAGATGCCCGTCTGCTATTGAAATCGGAAAGTGGCACATTGAAACCTGGTATTCGAGCCCGTTTCCACAAGAATATGCAAG ATTACCAAAATTATATTTGTGCGAGTTTTGTTTGAAATACACAAAGAGTAGATCGGTTTTGGATAGGCATCAAAACAAGTGTCTCTGGAGGCAACCACCAGGCACAGAGATATATCGCCACAATGATATATCAGTCTTTGAAGTTGATggaaatatcaataaaatttactGTCAAAATCTATGCTTGCTGGCAAAGCTATTTCTGGACCACAAAACCCTTTACTATGATGTGGAACCATTCTTGTTTTACATATTAACTAAGAATGATAAGAAAGGTTGCCATCTTGTGGGCTACTTTTCCAAGGAAAAACACTgtgcacaaaaatttaatgtgtCTTGTATTTTGACAATGCCGCAGTTTCAACGACAGGGTTTTGGCAGATTCCTAATAGAATTTAGTTATTTGTTGAGTCGCGAGGAGGGTCAAGTTGGCACACCGGAAAAGCCTCTATCCGATTTAGGTAGACTTTCCTATTTCTCGTACTGGAAATCGATAATTTTGGAATATATATACAATCACAGAAACGATGGTCGGATCACTTTCAAAGATATTGCCAATAAAACAGGACTAACCGTTTCCGATATAGCGTTAGCGTTCGAATTACTGAGTTTTATAAAGTTGAGGAAAAATGAAGATGACATACGATATCAAATAAATATCAAAGTCGATTGGGAGAAAGTGATATCTCACTACAAAAAgttgcaaaattccaagcgtaTACCGTTAGAAACAGATTGTTTGCGTTGGAGCCCGTTGCTGTCGAAGACTTTAACTGGCGATGGCATAAAATCGTCTGAAGAAAGCAGCTTTTTAGATAATTCAATCAGGTCTGAACAGACGGCAATGGAACGTATGAGGTCACGGAAATCCAACTCGATGATTTCTAACAAttcgatttttataaaaaaggaacTTAATACACATGAAGTTCCGCAAGgcagtaaaaataaactttacaATTTtaccaatgaaaacaaaatggcCAGCGCAACTATTGAGCTGAATTTTCAGAAGCGAAAAACCGCGGAGTTAAAAAACTGCAATACCGATTTAAAAAACTCCATGCATGAGGTGATAGACGAAAGCAATGAACCGCCGAGTCAAAACGAGCCCGAGAAAAGTAAAGTTAACGAATCGCCTACTAAAGCCGAAATCGACACCGATGCCACTAAAGTTGGCACAAATTCCAGCATAGAAGTCAGAAGGAATCCACGAAAACGGCATCTGAGTAAAGATGATTCATACACAGCGGCAAATAATCCTGAAGAGCCGGAAGTTATCCAGAAGCCTGATAAGAAGAGAAGAATACAAACTTCACCGGTTCAGCCAGTTGTGGAGAAGCCGAAGGGTGAAGTGATGGAGGTTACTAATGCTGAGGATGACAAATTGACAAGCCGTGCACAGAGATTAGCAAATCGCAAACAGAGTACGCCCGTTGTATCCACCAACAAAAGAAAGCATTTTGACCGTCAAAATGAATTGAAAGTGAATATTAAACAAGAAGAGGTGAACAGTGCAGATAAGATTGTACTGGAATCTGAAGCTATAGAGCCTGAAGCGACGAAGTGCACTGAGATAGTTCAGAATGAAGATAAacctataaaaaataatgagaaaCCTATAAcaacggtgcctaaattaagaGGCAAAAAGAGCAACGAGAAAAAACCTAATGACATCTATAACGAAAGTAACGCAGGTGTCTCCACAAATAAGACCACACCTAGTGAGGTCAAAGGCGTTGACCAAGACAAGtcagaacaaacaaacaatgcaGATCCCCATGCCAGTATTACTAACGAAGTTCTGGTAAATGATGTCGAAGTAAAAGACATCTCGAATACATTTGACagcaaacagcaacaacaacaaaaagaacatGAAGCGCATGCACCGAATATAAGTAAGACAGAAGTTCCTCCAACATCTTCGGGGAACGATGAGAAGGTCTTGGAAGCTGtggcaaaaaagacaaaaaagacCTTCGCTGAATTAATGgtagaaaatatcgacacaaatGTTGCAGTGCCAGAAGTGCCAGTGGCAAATACCAATTTGGATGATGATAAAACGAAGCCCCAGCATGAAAATGAGCCTAAAGACGAGATAAACCAATCCAGCGAAATCACAGCTACTGGTAGTACACATGCTACCGATGCTAAAACTATTGATGATAAGGTAAAAGTTGACGAAATGACAAAAGAAGACGTAGCGCATACTATAGAAAAGGAAATACAGAAAGTCGAACAAAAAGGAGAACCTGAAGTCAAAACTATAATTGATGCAACCACCAAAAGTGAGCCACCAACAGAATCAACACTTGTCAAGGAGCCATTATGTAAAATAGAATGTATCGAGAACGAAGCATCCCCCAAAATGGTTGCACAAATTTCGCCAAAGGACATTATAAAGGAAGATAACGCGAATTCGCCGTGCCTTATTGCAGAGAACAGCAAAGatgaagaaagaaaagaagTTATAGAGAGCAAGTGTGAGACAAAAAGTTTGGTGTTAGCACAGCCGGTACCACCTCCCGTTACACCGGGAGCTGTGCCTGTGCCTGTGCCTCTGCCTCTTCCTGTGGTGCCTGTGTCGGCACCAACGCCAATATCAGTACCCGTACCAGTAACGCAGCCAATGGCAACATCTGCACCTGCACCGCCACCGCCACCCTCACCAACACCAGCACCAGCACCCGCACCAACACCAGCACCGGCTCCACCCGCTTCGGCAGTCGCTGCACCAGTCGTGCCGCCGCAGTTACAAATACCTAAGCCGGTACCAAGTGAGGCAACCATTTGTAAAGCTGATCATATACTAGAAATGAAACCTATCGTGAATATTAAGACAACCTCGTCGCCGCCGACTAAAACGAGTGCAGAAATCGTTGATAGCAAAGttaatgaaagaaaattaaaaattgcaaatgaaGGTGCGGTTGAGAGGAAGGAAAAAATGACTACACAGTCAAATATACATGAAAATAGTGagatgaataaaattaaaattgctcAAAAAATACACGAAGCAGCCGCAGCGGCAGCTGCAGCTAACCTAGAATTGCAAAGATCGCAAATACAAGCGTCAACAAAAAAGTCAGTGAATTCAGCAACAACGGCGAATGCAAGCACCATAAATGCCGGTCGTAGTGAAGCTGGCAGTTTTTTGAAATCTACGAAGGACAAACAAAAGTCAATTATTGCGCATACcgacattaaaataaaagaagaagataAGCAGGTACAAGTGATAACAAGTAAGACCGTCGATGCTGCTCTGTTATCCTTGCATGAGAAAAATCCCTATAATACAGCCGAACATCAGAAAATGCAGAACTCTatggatttaaataaaatcgcaccaCACTTTCCAATAAATCAATTACCCAACTACCCGAATACGCCACAGTATTGGCAATGGGATTACTATGGTTATAACTTTTCCCCTTTGGATGCTGCCAGTCAGAAGAATCAAAACAAATTCGCAAAGGACTTGGCCACTACTATGGCTTATTCGCACAATTTCACCCAAAATCTCTATCAGTCAGCTATACAACATCACGCGCATCAGCAtatgcaacagcaacaacaacaacagcagcaacagcaacacacTAAGGACAAATTGAAAGGCGATAGAAAGATGAGTGTTTGCAAGAAAGAGGAAACTGCAAAGAATAGCACGAATTCGAACAGTCAAAATTTTAGCAGTCGCGAGGACGCACATAATTGTGGGTTTTCGAATACGCAATCGGCTAGCTATGGTCAGAAATGCAATAATGTACAATCGAAGTCACACAAAATGTCCTCAGACCAAACACAACACATCAAATCGTTAAACCTCTTGCCCAATTCCAGTTCCAGATTTTATAATCCAATTCTATCTTCAGTGCCCATCCCCACCAATGCGCTATCCCAACAGGCATTGTGCCAGAAAGCTAGAGGGGAACATAATTTGAGTGCCGCTGAGGAGAATAAGGTAAAATTGAGCGGTCACAATGCTGCTACCCAGCAGCAAAGCGTTTCTCAAGATATTGCAACACCACTGGCGTACAGTTCAGGGTCATCGAATCACACAGCGAGCAATTTGCATCACTATGATTGCGGCATGACTGTGCCCATGAATATGGATTCGCCCACAAGCATTGGTAGCGATATACAGCAAAATACAACAGAACCCATTCCTTCGACTACACCACATattcagcagcagcaacagcagcaacaacaacaacaacagcagcagcagcaacaacagcagcagcagcaacagcagcaatcgCAATTTTCAGATTGTTCCATGCAAAGCCATTCGGGGAATACACCTATGCACATGGCCATACAAACTTCACacattcaacaacaacaacaacaagctaaTCTCAACTTAAACATGCAGTCTAGCAGCTCGCAGACATTAAACTCGCTCACAAGCGCTCAGCAGCATACGCAGCAAAATAGAAAAGTCAATCAACag GCTGATCTGGTAGTCAGCAGTTCGAACCAGCGAGCGTCTACGCCGAAAGCGATTCGTGGCACAAATTCGTCTGGGGGCAATCAACAGCAGCACCGCCAGCCGAAAAGTACTACACCCAGCAATTCAACAGTGAATGTatctcagcaacaacaacagcagcagcaacaacaacagcaacagagtGTGAACAACAATCAACAAAATCTGCTCCAATCTCAACAGGAACATTTACATAATATGCAGCAATATTCACAATTGAGTGGCcagcatcatcatcagcaaAATATGCACATAGATTATATAACATCGATACCTCCTATAGGGCAAAACTACTCTTCGAATGCTTCAAACTCATACGATATTGTTTCTATGCCAGCTGTTATACAACAGCGTATGGCCATAAGTAACACCTCACATGCGCTATCTAGTCCCCATCAGCGCTCAATTGATCAGTCCTCTTCTTCAGCTTGCGCTGTCAACAATTTCTATTTGCAAAACAATTTAGCTTCGAATGAAGCAAGCTCGTCACGTGTGCCCGTGCCGGCCTCTTCGGCGGCAACAAATTCGAATGGCGGTGTGATTCATATCAGTCCAGATGCTTCTGCCAGCTCTTCGAGTGGCACTGGAGATTCACAATTGGCGCAGGATAATGTTTCCGAATCGTCGTCATCTAATGCGGGCACTACACCCACACAAGTTGGAAATCTTTGTAGTCTATCTAAGTTACAACAATTGACAAATGGTTTGGATATTCAACCATGTAACACCTCCCCTGCCGGTCAGGTGAATCTAACGCCCCCTCCACATCATCCGGTGTCGCACAACTCAATGACGCCACCGCCTCATCTATTGGTGACACAAAATCGGAGCTTGGGCACTCCACCCAATATGTTGCAACCGCAAATCAATCCACTACAGTATCATAAATATTATTCAAGTAACATGAATATAGCACCGATTGCGACAACACAAAATGTGAATAGAAATACGCGTAATACTGCATCGGCACCGGTGCAGCATATTGCAGTGTCGTCTGTGACGACCTCGTCTACAACCAGTCGCACTACAAATGTCCACATCAGTCCAAATCTTATGGCACCATATGGCGCAATAAATAGTTATCGCATGACTACACCGCAATCGGCGGCCACACCAACCTATGCTACTGGCGGTGATTATTCCAATTCGCAGATTCCAATGCAAATGGGTGTTATGAATATGCAGTCCCAATATCAAGATGCCTGTGCCATTCAGAGGGCACAACAGAATTCGATGTATTCATCTTACCCTCCCACATATTTATCGTTGAACGGGGCTATGCGAAGATAA